The proteins below are encoded in one region of Neorhodopirellula lusitana:
- a CDS encoding DUF58 domain-containing protein, with amino-acid sequence MRFADLFRARDVNRIATLRLIAKQAVEGLTAGRHRSPHQGSSVEFKEHRPYVPGDELRNIDWKAFGKSDRLYIREFEEETNLRCMLLVDQSGSMSYGGDRAISLSREVGREVGREVGREEGRDLGLSSGRDGRPGVTRQASKASSSKSAGWEGTKQEYATGLAAAMAYLLLSSQDSVGAMTFDNQVRDYVPPRTLPSHLQVLLTTLSQDHRGGETDLGTVLRQASVKLPRRGLVVLISDGFGDVESLGRSLALLRASRQDVIFMQVLDPDEIDFPFQERIEFRDLEVPGSREIIDGRQLRSGYLDSLKQHNAKIAAACRRHRVDHLLISTDQPLVETLARFVVMRQRGGVSSLPDQKSSPSTNVSPESNAPSKFNAPSEFRATP; translated from the coding sequence ATGCGATTTGCCGATCTCTTCCGGGCTCGCGACGTCAATCGAATTGCGACGCTTCGGTTGATCGCTAAGCAGGCGGTCGAAGGATTGACGGCTGGGCGTCACCGTTCACCCCACCAAGGGTCGAGCGTGGAGTTTAAAGAGCATCGACCGTACGTGCCGGGTGACGAACTTCGGAATATTGATTGGAAGGCGTTTGGGAAGAGTGACCGGCTGTACATTCGTGAGTTCGAAGAGGAGACGAACTTGCGGTGCATGTTGTTGGTGGATCAAAGCGGCAGCATGTCGTACGGGGGTGACCGAGCGATTTCGCTGAGTCGGGAGGTGGGCCGAGAGGTGGGTCGGGAGGTAGGCCGAGAAGAGGGCCGCGACTTGGGACTTTCATCAGGGCGAGATGGGCGCCCCGGCGTGACTCGGCAAGCGTCGAAGGCTTCCAGTTCTAAATCGGCTGGGTGGGAAGGCACCAAGCAGGAATACGCGACGGGGTTGGCGGCAGCGATGGCATACCTGTTGTTGTCGAGTCAGGATTCCGTCGGGGCAATGACGTTTGACAATCAGGTTCGCGACTATGTGCCACCGCGGACGCTGCCATCGCACTTGCAGGTGTTGTTGACGACTTTGTCACAGGACCATCGTGGTGGCGAGACGGATCTCGGGACCGTTTTGCGGCAGGCATCGGTGAAGTTGCCGCGGCGCGGATTGGTTGTGTTGATTTCCGATGGCTTTGGCGACGTGGAATCGCTCGGGCGATCGTTGGCACTGTTGCGCGCCTCACGCCAGGATGTCATTTTTATGCAGGTGCTCGATCCGGATGAGATTGATTTTCCTTTCCAAGAACGTATCGAATTCCGTGATCTTGAGGTGCCAGGCAGTCGGGAGATCATCGATGGGCGACAGTTGCGTTCGGGGTATCTGGATTCGTTGAAACAGCATAATGCCAAGATCGCTGCGGCATGCCGTCGTCACCGGGTCGACCATTTGTTGATCTCAACGGATCAGCCCTTGGTGGAAACGCTGGCGAGGTTTGTTGTGATGCGGCAACGTGGCGGGGTTTCGTCGTTGCCAGATCAGAAGTCATCCCCGTCGACCAACGTGTCCCCTGAATCCAACGCTCCATCTAAATTCAACGCTCCATCTGAATTCAGGGCAACACCGTGA